A window of Clostridiales bacterium genomic DNA:
TTCGCGCCTCGAAAAGACGCTCCCCAAGAGATCGCTGAGGAAATCTCTCAAAATTATAATGGCAGATATATAATATTGACATTCGATGATGGATGGAGCTCTCAATATAAAGCATATAAAAGACTTAAACCGTTTACGTTTAAAGGGACGCTATATATTTGCTCTTCTCTTATTGGCGGGGAAGACCGATTGACGCTGGACAATTTGAAAGAAATGTATAACAGCGGCTGGGATATATGCAATCATACTGTGCACCATGTCAATCTTGCGAAGGTAAGCACTAAGAAGGCTTATGATGAAATATACGGGTGCTCGGCATGGATATCGGGACATGGCTTTACAAAAAATGAGGGATACAAACATTTTGCCTATCCGGAAGGCGGTTATAACGACAGCGTAATCAAAATATTGAAAGAACAGGGTTTCTTAACTGCAAGGACAACTAATGCCGGAAGCGATACGACAAAATTGCTGGAACTGGGGAGAGCATCTTTATATGGAATGACTAAAAAAAACATAAGAGATTATATTCTTTCAGATAAAAAACTGATTATATTTTGTATGCATAGAATTGTACCTGACGATTCGAAGAAAATTGCGGAGATAGACTTAAAGGAGTCTTATTTTGATGAAGTTATTAGCTCCATCGTTGAAAGCAAGAGGCAGGTAGTTACCATAACTGAATGGTATAAACTAAATAAT
This region includes:
- a CDS encoding polysaccharide deacetylase family protein — encoded protein: MLLPLSFKQHIINIFAPRKDAPQEIAEEISQNYNGRYIILTFDDGWSSQYKAYKRLKPFTFKGTLYICSSLIGGEDRLTLDNLKEMYNSGWDICNHTVHHVNLAKVSTKKAYDEIYGCSAWISGHGFTKNEGYKHFAYPEGGYNDSVIKILKEQGFLTARTTNAGSDTTKLLELGRASLYGMTKKNIRDYILSDKKLIIFCMHRIVPDDSKKIAEIDLKESYFDEVISSIVESKRQVVTITEWYKLNNR